Proteins encoded in a region of the Nitrospira sp. genome:
- a CDS encoding glycosyltransferase family 4 protein translates to MTWFLFCYWYERDAPHDPVGLVRIWALADALTDVGDRVTLFPPRYRSARAQRICTVIPIPLIHLPLIRPLSYALLSFVHGLMQALIIRPDIVYYRWMDSPHALILAKLLRVPCVCEVNGEPVPQWPGNQRKLVRGFTHLLTRLALKRCDRIVVLTEGLRALLQERYGVPLERIAVLPSGTDVQRFAAREAVASRLELGLLPDRPYVGFVGSFYRYQGLACLLDAMVLVRRVHPSAELLLVGDGEAVEELKQQAKEMGFGGSVTWVGRVPYWEVPTWIGAMSVCVAPFRGDRGETSPVKLFDYLACHRPVVASAIPSVVSTFTPDSGVQLVQPDDPRPLADAILALLNDPGRCARLGRQGRRFVEERFSWTAIVEQLRQWVGKDLGVIRRAHSHVL, encoded by the coding sequence GTGACGTGGTTTCTCTTTTGTTATTGGTATGAGCGGGATGCCCCGCATGATCCTGTCGGACTGGTGCGTATCTGGGCGCTGGCCGATGCCTTAACCGACGTTGGAGACAGAGTGACGCTTTTCCCTCCGCGGTATCGATCGGCACGAGCTCAACGAATCTGTACGGTCATTCCGATTCCCCTTATTCATCTGCCGCTGATCCGTCCACTGTCATATGCGTTGTTGTCGTTCGTGCATGGCCTGATGCAAGCGCTCATCATCAGGCCGGATATCGTGTACTACCGATGGATGGACAGTCCGCATGCACTAATCTTGGCCAAATTGCTCCGCGTGCCGTGCGTCTGCGAAGTCAACGGCGAACCAGTTCCCCAATGGCCTGGAAACCAGAGAAAGCTTGTCCGTGGGTTCACGCATCTGTTGACCCGGTTGGCGTTGAAACGTTGCGATCGCATCGTTGTTCTGACAGAGGGATTGCGGGCATTGCTTCAGGAACGGTATGGGGTCCCGCTTGAGCGGATCGCTGTACTTCCGAGTGGCACCGATGTGCAACGGTTTGCCGCGCGAGAGGCGGTGGCCAGTCGCCTGGAACTGGGGCTTTTGCCGGATCGGCCGTACGTCGGGTTCGTCGGAAGCTTCTATCGATACCAAGGATTGGCTTGTTTGCTCGACGCGATGGTGTTGGTCAGGCGGGTCCATCCATCGGCTGAGCTTCTACTTGTGGGGGACGGAGAAGCGGTTGAAGAACTGAAGCAACAGGCCAAGGAGATGGGATTCGGCGGCAGTGTTACGTGGGTTGGCCGAGTCCCTTACTGGGAGGTGCCGACTTGGATTGGTGCGATGAGCGTGTGTGTCGCACCATTCCGCGGGGATCGAGGAGAAACTTCGCCGGTTAAGCTCTTTGACTATTTAGCCTGCCATCGTCCGGTCGTCGCAAGCGCGATCCCCAGCGTCGTATCGACATTTACTCCTGACAGCGGTGTGCAGCTTGTCCAGCCGGACGATCCTCGTCCGCTGGCCGATGCGATTCTTGCCCTGTTGAATGATCCAGGTCGGTGTGCGCGGTTGGGTAGGCAGGGGCGTCGATTTGTTGAAGAGAGGTTCTCCTGGACGGCTATCGTAGAGCAACTTCGTCAATGGGTCGGCAAAGACCTGGGAGTCATCCGGCGTGCGCATTCTCACGTATTGTGA
- a CDS encoding O-antigen ligase family protein, which produces MQQATISPQDSLVIAVLAAVTAVGLTLTTPTVGMQAVVGFLIVLTAFTSVSAALYLLIASMLLSPEVAIGRIEGRGVGGRELSFRMDDILLVVIGFSWLVKNIVYRELALFRETPLNRPIAAYMAICVVSTLVGVLNGHVRPMTGFFFVLKYFEYFFVFFMVVNHVRSQQQVVGLVVALLTVGLLVSLYAISQIPSGQRASAPFEGESGEPNTLGGYLVFLLAIMTGLLLHVQFGPIRVALLVLGAFAVLALMATLSRSSYLAGVVLLMAVGLTQWRRPRVLTLLLVVIALVPLLAPPNVKQRVNETFFGRQYGGEIKVGHVGLDLSTTERLKSWAYILKDWVHDPILGRGITGYAWADAQYVKIIGETGLAGLVAFGFIIYRLWRCARESFLSQADPFAKGLAHGFLLALVAMLAHGIGANTFIIIRIMEPFWLCAGLVMLLPVLSTQAEPLIKPEEAL; this is translated from the coding sequence ATGCAACAAGCAACCATCAGTCCCCAAGATAGTCTGGTTATCGCTGTACTAGCCGCCGTCACCGCAGTTGGTCTCACACTCACGACCCCCACAGTCGGCATGCAAGCCGTCGTGGGGTTTTTGATCGTTCTGACGGCCTTCACCTCCGTCTCTGCTGCTCTCTACCTGCTGATTGCTTCCATGCTGTTGTCTCCCGAGGTCGCGATCGGGCGGATCGAAGGACGTGGTGTCGGTGGGCGAGAGTTGTCGTTTCGGATGGACGACATTCTATTAGTTGTCATTGGATTTAGTTGGTTAGTCAAGAACATTGTCTATCGTGAACTGGCTTTATTTCGTGAGACACCACTGAACCGACCGATCGCTGCGTACATGGCGATCTGTGTTGTCTCAACTTTAGTTGGTGTTCTGAACGGACATGTCAGACCCATGACGGGGTTTTTCTTTGTTCTGAAGTACTTCGAATATTTTTTCGTATTTTTTATGGTCGTCAACCATGTGCGGTCTCAGCAGCAGGTGGTAGGCCTCGTGGTGGCCCTCCTTACCGTCGGCCTTCTTGTCAGCTTGTATGCGATTTCCCAAATACCGAGCGGCCAGCGTGCCTCAGCCCCGTTTGAAGGTGAAAGCGGAGAGCCGAATACGTTGGGCGGCTACTTGGTGTTCCTTCTGGCTATCATGACAGGGCTCTTGCTGCATGTTCAGTTCGGCCCGATTCGCGTCGCATTGTTGGTACTCGGTGCATTTGCCGTCTTGGCCTTGATGGCCACCTTGTCGCGATCTTCATACCTGGCCGGCGTCGTCCTCCTCATGGCGGTAGGGTTGACCCAGTGGAGACGTCCGCGGGTACTGACACTGTTGCTTGTCGTCATTGCATTGGTTCCATTGCTGGCGCCTCCCAATGTGAAACAACGGGTCAATGAAACATTTTTTGGCCGTCAATATGGCGGAGAGATCAAAGTGGGTCACGTGGGACTGGACCTCTCTACAACGGAGCGCCTGAAATCATGGGCATATATTCTCAAGGACTGGGTCCATGATCCTATTCTTGGGCGAGGGATTACTGGGTATGCATGGGCCGACGCGCAATACGTCAAAATCATCGGTGAGACCGGTCTCGCCGGACTGGTCGCCTTTGGGTTCATTATCTATCGACTTTGGCGCTGTGCCCGTGAGTCGTTCTTGTCTCAAGCCGATCCCTTTGCCAAAGGGTTGGCACACGGGTTTCTCTTGGCGTTAGTCGCCATGCTCGCGCATGGGATCGGAGCCAATACATTCATCATCATCCGCATCATGGAACCGTTTTGGCTCTGCGCTGGGTTAGTCATGCTATTGCCCGTCCTGTCTACCCAGGCCGAGCCATTGATCAAGCCAGAGGAGGCCCTGTGA
- a CDS encoding polysaccharide biosynthesis tyrosine autokinase, producing MAQYELNVIDYWLILKKRKYMILLSAVMVVLFTVLFSELLKPNPIYEASARVKFERSTTVAQQLLESLSYSSVNDLSTQIEFIRSFPVMERVGMDLGRVSHDSSEEEKRSATYLNIVYNLGQEIAAQREGDTNIIRISATSDNPEQAERMANSAATAYRVENIAARNRLVTESRRFVEEQLENLEKRLNDSEEALRAFKEEEGQVFLSDEARAALDTFTKLEEQSNDVLRQRTEGQRQIEVLKRSDAVIGHQKNGRIFTEEPSALLTILNRRLLDLIQERDTLLINYTFDHPQVTEQQKKIDNVKLEMIQELKSKVATLSDRENALQKQRNHYRQRYLGYPRSAIHMSRLEREVKVNTDLLATLKAKHQELLIKGAERIEEVTIIAPAMTPNKPINASNVTLNLMIGSLMGCVLGVVLAFGRESFDTSIGTIEGVEEFLKVPVLGIIPQFDHKALKDMAQETLPPDTPSAVAESLSKLICLLDPKSVLSESLRSLRTNIQFASMDRRVKSIIFTSAGLGEGKSTCVINLAITMAQEGMKVLLVDADLRKPIVHQRLGLDREPGLVDALLGATSWRSYVRSATDLMLGTVGVDRVMNTPGLDNLHVLTSGSESGNPNEFLNINKIKTLTSEMQADYDIVLIDTPPILPVTDAVAFSSRVDGTILVYQVGRIGRNALKRAKFLLDHAQANVLGVVLTNVKSEVTPEYGLYRYEHR from the coding sequence ATGGCACAATACGAATTGAACGTCATCGATTACTGGCTGATCCTGAAGAAGCGCAAGTACATGATCCTGCTTTCCGCCGTCATGGTGGTACTGTTCACGGTCCTCTTCTCAGAGCTCCTGAAACCAAACCCAATATACGAAGCCTCCGCAAGGGTAAAGTTCGAACGCAGTACAACGGTGGCCCAGCAACTCCTGGAGTCGCTCTCATACTCAAGTGTGAACGATCTCAGCACTCAGATCGAATTCATTCGAAGCTTTCCCGTCATGGAGCGGGTGGGGATGGATCTGGGACGAGTGTCTCATGATTCGTCAGAAGAGGAGAAACGCTCGGCCACCTATTTGAACATTGTGTACAACCTCGGCCAAGAAATTGCGGCGCAACGCGAGGGTGATACCAACATCATTCGCATTTCAGCGACGTCTGATAACCCGGAACAGGCGGAACGGATGGCCAATTCTGCAGCGACGGCCTACCGAGTGGAAAATATCGCCGCGCGCAATCGACTTGTGACCGAATCCCGTCGGTTCGTCGAAGAACAGCTGGAGAATTTGGAAAAGCGGCTCAATGACTCCGAGGAAGCGTTGCGGGCTTTCAAGGAAGAGGAAGGGCAGGTGTTTCTTTCGGACGAAGCCCGAGCGGCGTTGGATACTTTCACCAAGCTTGAAGAACAGTCCAACGACGTCTTGCGACAGCGCACCGAAGGCCAGCGACAAATCGAGGTCTTGAAACGATCGGACGCCGTGATCGGTCATCAGAAGAACGGGAGGATTTTTACGGAAGAACCGAGTGCGCTCCTCACAATCCTGAATCGACGGCTGCTGGATCTGATCCAAGAACGAGATACCCTACTGATCAATTACACGTTCGATCATCCGCAAGTCACCGAACAACAAAAGAAGATCGACAATGTCAAGTTGGAGATGATTCAGGAGCTGAAATCAAAGGTGGCCACGCTGAGTGATCGAGAGAACGCGCTTCAAAAACAGCGGAACCACTACCGACAGCGCTATCTAGGGTACCCTCGATCCGCCATTCACATGAGCCGCTTGGAACGCGAGGTCAAGGTGAATACGGATCTTCTGGCGACCCTCAAGGCCAAACACCAGGAATTGTTGATTAAAGGAGCAGAGCGGATTGAAGAAGTGACGATTATTGCTCCAGCCATGACGCCGAACAAACCTATCAACGCATCGAACGTCACATTGAACTTGATGATCGGATCGCTGATGGGATGTGTGCTGGGTGTTGTGCTTGCGTTCGGTCGTGAATCCTTTGATACCTCCATAGGAACCATCGAAGGGGTCGAGGAGTTTCTCAAAGTGCCTGTCTTGGGAATCATTCCCCAGTTTGATCACAAAGCGCTCAAAGACATGGCCCAAGAAACCCTGCCTCCTGATACACCTTCCGCTGTGGCGGAGAGTTTATCGAAGTTGATCTGCCTTCTCGACCCAAAATCCGTCTTGTCGGAGAGCCTTCGCTCGCTTCGGACAAACATTCAATTCGCCAGCATGGATCGCCGAGTCAAATCGATTATTTTTACCAGCGCCGGTCTAGGAGAGGGTAAGAGCACCTGCGTCATCAACCTGGCGATCACCATGGCTCAAGAAGGGATGAAGGTGCTGCTGGTGGACGCCGATCTCCGCAAGCCGATCGTGCACCAACGGCTGGGGTTGGACCGCGAGCCGGGATTGGTCGATGCATTGCTCGGGGCCACTTCCTGGCGATCCTACGTCCGTTCGGCCACGGATCTTATGCTTGGGACCGTTGGTGTCGATCGAGTCATGAATACCCCTGGGTTGGATAACCTTCACGTGCTCACCAGTGGGTCAGAATCCGGAAACCCCAACGAGTTCTTGAATATTAATAAAATCAAGACGCTGACATCAGAAATGCAAGCAGATTACGACATCGTGCTGATCGACACACCACCAATTCTTCCCGTGACGGACGCGGTGGCCTTCAGCTCGCGTGTCGATGGGACCATCTTGGTGTATCAGGTTGGTCGGATCGGGCGGAACGCCCTGAAGCGAGCCAAATTCCTGCTCGACCATGCCCAGGCGAATGTTCTCGGCGTGGTCTTGACCAATGTGAAGTCGGAAGTGACGCCGGAGTACGGACTCTATCGGTATGAGCACCGATAA
- a CDS encoding SLBB domain-containing protein — protein MRQLRKESVAVGLLLAEIGLLLLAGCRNPGQSTLPPSAVPITPHALPPLPKGDVYADETVPTSETPIEAGDTLEVVIRRGAGEEKYSSLVRENGSVSVGFMEIDVGGITVAEAERRVQESARPFMREPRAQIALKKKLLKVKRVFVFGDVKKPGMVPMARNMTVLQALAAADNFQETALLEEIRVVRGGDFTKPHILTADLARVFTYGDLSRNIPLEENDVIYVPREHLGDAKEAALKMMPIVQVAMMPLYPAFLIPAFMTVRP, from the coding sequence ATGCGGCAGCTTCGGAAGGAATCAGTAGCGGTCGGTCTATTGCTGGCCGAAATCGGGCTCTTGCTTCTGGCTGGTTGTCGAAACCCCGGACAATCCACCTTGCCCCCATCCGCCGTGCCTATAACTCCTCATGCGCTTCCACCCTTGCCGAAGGGCGATGTGTATGCGGACGAGACGGTCCCAACTTCGGAAACACCGATCGAGGCGGGAGACACCCTGGAGGTCGTTATCCGTAGAGGAGCGGGAGAAGAAAAGTACAGCAGCTTGGTACGCGAGAACGGATCCGTATCCGTGGGATTCATGGAGATCGACGTCGGAGGTATCACGGTGGCTGAGGCTGAACGGCGGGTGCAGGAGTCGGCCAGACCCTTCATGCGAGAGCCCCGTGCTCAGATCGCTCTGAAAAAAAAGCTGCTCAAGGTCAAACGCGTCTTTGTATTCGGGGACGTCAAGAAACCCGGCATGGTTCCCATGGCGAGGAATATGACGGTTCTGCAGGCCCTCGCCGCAGCAGACAACTTCCAAGAGACCGCGCTATTGGAAGAGATTCGAGTGGTTCGAGGAGGAGATTTCACCAAGCCGCATATTCTGACGGCGGACCTCGCGCGTGTATTCACATACGGCGATCTTTCGCGAAACATCCCCCTCGAGGAGAATGACGTGATTTATGTCCCACGTGAGCACCTGGGTGATGCGAAAGAAGCGGCGCTGAAGATGATGCCGATTGTTCAAGTCGCCATGATGCCGCTTTATCCGGCGTTTCTGATCCCGGCGTTCATGACGGTTAGGCCATAG
- a CDS encoding HD domain-containing protein, which translates to MSDQAEDYVLDNALHVAVLGAKVGMGLQYSQQNLERLVLAGLLHDIGMWTLPVSLVERREALPEEERDLIRTHPERGRRILAGQGSAFEWVSTIIAQEHERCDGSGYPCRLKDRQIAESAQVIGMVDTLDAMVTLRPYRKRLTPHQGVRELLLHAKTAFSLPVLKALGDQITLYPIGTDVRLNTGENGTVTKVNSRYPLRPLVAISKLGETSEVDLSQATSSHIVEVVQTGIVL; encoded by the coding sequence TTGAGCGATCAAGCCGAGGACTATGTCTTAGACAATGCGCTCCATGTCGCAGTCTTGGGAGCCAAAGTCGGCATGGGGCTACAGTACTCTCAGCAGAACTTGGAACGGCTGGTGTTGGCAGGCCTGTTGCACGACATCGGTATGTGGACCCTCCCGGTATCACTCGTCGAGAGAAGAGAAGCCCTACCTGAGGAAGAACGAGATCTGATTCGTACTCATCCTGAACGAGGCCGTCGGATTCTCGCGGGCCAGGGTAGTGCGTTTGAATGGGTCTCGACGATCATTGCGCAGGAACATGAGCGGTGTGATGGCAGCGGATATCCATGTCGACTTAAAGACAGGCAGATTGCCGAGTCTGCACAGGTCATTGGAATGGTCGATACACTCGATGCGATGGTCACGCTAAGACCCTATCGCAAGCGCCTTACGCCCCACCAGGGAGTCCGTGAGTTGCTTCTCCATGCCAAGACGGCGTTTTCTCTCCCTGTGTTGAAAGCCTTGGGGGATCAGATCACTCTCTATCCGATTGGAACCGACGTACGCCTCAATACGGGCGAAAACGGGACGGTGACGAAGGTCAATTCGCGCTATCCACTCCGGCCTCTGGTGGCGATTTCTAAGCTCGGGGAAACAAGCGAGGTGGACCTGTCGCAAGCCACGTCCTCGCATATCGTGGAGGTCGTGCAAACTGGGATAGTCTTGTAG
- a CDS encoding YlcI/YnfO family protein: MSKLVRIVVQLPIELKEQLDALKQQGYTTSGFIRATLERELNRLNPRPDPVARKVVNK, from the coding sequence ATGTCCAAGCTTGTTCGCATTGTTGTTCAACTTCCTATCGAGTTGAAGGAGCAACTCGACGCCCTCAAGCAACAGGGATACACGACGAGTGGTTTCATCCGCGCCACGTTGGAGCGAGAGCTGAATAGGCTCAACCCACGGCCGGATCCTGTCGCGAGAAAGGTTGTGAATAAGTAA
- a CDS encoding DNA internalization-related competence protein ComEC/Rec2, with protein sequence MLPSLTAAFVLGLLCGAQISFFPFSIIVLLAGIAVGFSILERACYIDSTSALLLYAGLLCGVVYWSLATPTSEFSRLSPHPHEPVQASIGGRIVAPVQHSAGRQTILLQTDDTDSESRRIRLVWRDPGITLHHGDRIVFRGKLHGPRGSLNPGGFDYTAYLERQGIDLLGTVSGAQAVTLLDAERPIGLWSLWNRIDHWRATIRAAAIKALNQPTRGLFLGMIIGERGYLEPELQDWFMVTGTVHLLSISGSHLGLVALVVFWLGRRLVLWLPPTLLLTLSRSVTPSKIAILLAWPAVALYALLAGAELATMRSLVMITLAMITMWLGYERHLGHAMAVALLAILLHDPRAIFDISFQLSFLSVLVMVRMIVLTKSWDTDGAGADGRLRDRFMRHVLTALSMSTAVTVATFPMVAFYFNQVPWMGIVTNLIAIPFTGIILVPLGLLAALWTIVTGDESLMLGSTMERLFGFMVLGLQWCARLPGGEWHVAAPSIPTIALFYSALLVTSLQEMPWRVRVAGAGLTVLLLGWWLSPPVSQADGDHWRVTFLDVGQGDSAVVELPDGQTVLIDGGPRYERFDMGKHVIAPFLWSRSIHHISHVIGTHQQLDHVGGLIWVLRHVSVGQYWGGGIERSEKFVEDLKAALRDRHIDQRTAVNGQDLLQSGQCRLSILSPPETSVARESTRPPTGTLLNNLSIVSRLQCGANSILFAADIETAGLSQLKEEGYQPVTVLKVPHHGARSSLDPDWLRRLHPQYAVVSVGAANPYGHPVESVLQAYRDQHITVFRTDRDGAVWVTGRLSTSEFTVSRMRDLVVQPVDFPHCPWRCEYQNWRRLSLQFS encoded by the coding sequence ATGCTCCCATCCCTCACAGCAGCGTTTGTCCTCGGTCTTCTGTGTGGAGCGCAGATTTCCTTTTTTCCGTTTTCCATCATAGTCCTGTTAGCCGGGATTGCCGTTGGATTCAGCATTCTCGAGCGAGCCTGCTATATCGACTCAACCTCCGCACTGTTGCTGTATGCCGGCCTGCTCTGCGGAGTAGTGTACTGGAGTCTCGCCACTCCAACATCGGAGTTTTCCCGGCTGTCACCGCATCCTCATGAGCCGGTTCAAGCCTCGATCGGGGGTCGGATTGTGGCTCCCGTTCAACACAGTGCGGGACGACAGACGATCTTGCTTCAAACAGACGACACGGATTCTGAATCGAGGCGCATACGTCTTGTGTGGCGCGACCCTGGTATCACGCTTCATCACGGTGACCGAATTGTTTTTCGGGGAAAACTTCACGGTCCACGCGGGTCGTTGAATCCAGGTGGATTCGACTATACTGCCTATCTGGAGCGTCAGGGCATCGACTTGCTGGGCACTGTATCCGGTGCTCAGGCGGTGACGTTGTTAGATGCAGAGCGTCCAATCGGGTTGTGGAGCTTGTGGAACCGGATCGATCATTGGAGGGCTACGATACGTGCGGCAGCCATCAAAGCATTGAATCAACCGACACGAGGGCTATTTCTCGGCATGATCATCGGTGAACGAGGCTATCTCGAACCAGAGCTCCAAGACTGGTTCATGGTGACCGGAACCGTGCATCTGCTCTCAATCTCCGGTTCACATCTCGGTCTCGTGGCCCTCGTGGTCTTTTGGTTGGGGAGAAGACTTGTACTTTGGCTTCCGCCCACTCTCTTGTTGACGCTATCACGAAGCGTCACGCCGTCGAAAATTGCAATTTTGCTCGCCTGGCCCGCTGTCGCATTGTATGCCTTGCTTGCGGGTGCCGAGTTAGCGACCATGCGCTCGCTCGTGATGATCACTCTGGCGATGATCACAATGTGGCTGGGGTATGAACGTCATCTGGGTCATGCGATGGCCGTGGCTCTCTTGGCGATCCTCCTGCACGATCCCCGTGCCATCTTTGACATTTCTTTTCAACTCTCCTTTCTGTCCGTACTCGTGATGGTCAGAATGATCGTACTCACGAAATCATGGGACACCGACGGTGCAGGGGCCGACGGTCGACTGCGAGACCGTTTCATGCGCCATGTGCTCACAGCGCTGTCAATGAGCACGGCTGTGACCGTGGCTACTTTTCCCATGGTTGCGTTCTATTTCAATCAGGTTCCATGGATGGGAATCGTCACCAACCTCATAGCTATTCCGTTTACCGGTATCATCTTGGTGCCTTTAGGACTGCTCGCCGCCCTGTGGACGATCGTGACTGGGGATGAGTCTTTGATGCTAGGCTCAACGATGGAGCGATTGTTCGGGTTTATGGTTCTTGGATTGCAGTGGTGTGCCCGCCTCCCAGGAGGGGAATGGCATGTGGCGGCACCATCCATACCAACGATCGCTCTGTTTTATTCTGCGTTACTGGTGACAAGTCTTCAGGAAATGCCGTGGCGCGTCCGAGTTGCCGGCGCCGGTCTGACGGTATTGCTGCTCGGCTGGTGGTTGAGCCCTCCCGTGTCGCAAGCAGACGGCGATCATTGGCGTGTCACATTCCTTGATGTCGGACAAGGAGACAGCGCCGTGGTCGAGTTGCCGGATGGGCAGACCGTTCTAATCGACGGAGGACCTCGATATGAACGATTTGACATGGGGAAACATGTGATCGCACCGTTTCTATGGAGTCGAAGCATCCACCATATTTCCCATGTCATCGGGACACACCAGCAATTGGATCACGTCGGGGGGTTGATTTGGGTACTCCGGCATGTGTCGGTCGGACAGTACTGGGGTGGGGGGATAGAACGCTCTGAGAAATTCGTTGAAGATCTGAAGGCTGCCCTTCGCGATCGGCATATCGATCAACGCACCGCTGTGAATGGCCAAGACCTGCTACAGTCCGGTCAGTGCCGACTCAGCATTCTCAGTCCACCGGAAACATCCGTGGCCCGTGAGTCGACTCGCCCTCCTACCGGGACGCTATTGAATAATCTCTCCATCGTCTCGCGACTGCAATGTGGAGCCAATTCCATCCTTTTTGCAGCCGATATTGAAACTGCCGGATTGAGCCAGTTGAAGGAGGAAGGGTACCAACCGGTGACTGTCCTGAAAGTGCCCCATCACGGAGCGCGCAGCTCGCTGGATCCGGACTGGCTTCGTCGTCTCCACCCACAGTACGCAGTCGTCTCGGTCGGCGCGGCTAATCCCTATGGACATCCGGTTGAATCGGTATTGCAAGCTTATCGAGATCAGCACATTACGGTCTTTCGCACGGACCGTGACGGGGCAGTCTGGGTGACAGGACGGCTCTCAACATCGGAGTTCACGGTGAGCCGCATGCGAGATCTTGTGGTGCAACCGGTTGACTTTCCACACTGTCCTTGGCGTTGCGAGTATCAGAATTGGCGTCGGCTCTCCCTCCAATTCTCATAA
- the glmM gene encoding phosphoglucosamine mutase yields the protein MRKLFGTDGVRGVANLDPMTSEMAMQLGRAAAHIFMRRAGRHQIVIGKDTRISGYMLESALMAGICSMGVDVLLVGPMPTPAIAFLTRSLRADAGVVISASHNPYQDNGIKFFSSDGFKLPDEVEARIEELIVSEEISHLRPTADLIGKAYRIDDAEGRYIEFVKRSLPKDLDFQGIKLVVDCANGAAYKVAPMVLRELGATVEVIGNNPDGMNINAGCGAVHPQLLQESVRRYKADLGIALDGDADRAVFVCEQGTVIDGDHVMAALSLDLHRSGLLTKQTLVGTVMSNFGLELSMSKAGVKLVRTPVGDRYLLERMLAEGYNFGGEQSGHFIFLDHNTTGDGLISALQMLSLVKRTRQPLSELAKAMTAVPQVLMNVHVTKKPRLESIPDIGCAIQESERRLNGCGRVLIRYSGTEPLLRIMVEGEQSTLVRELAEDLARVVRKHIG from the coding sequence ATGCGTAAATTATTTGGAACCGACGGCGTCCGAGGGGTTGCCAATCTTGATCCCATGACGAGTGAAATGGCGATGCAGCTCGGCCGAGCCGCAGCACATATCTTTATGAGACGAGCAGGTCGCCATCAGATCGTCATCGGTAAAGATACTCGTATTTCCGGATATATGCTGGAGTCTGCTTTGATGGCAGGAATCTGCTCGATGGGGGTGGATGTGCTGTTAGTCGGACCGATGCCGACACCGGCGATCGCGTTCTTGACCAGGAGCCTACGGGCGGATGCAGGGGTGGTCATTTCGGCATCGCACAATCCTTACCAAGACAACGGGATCAAGTTCTTTTCAAGCGACGGGTTCAAGCTTCCGGACGAAGTGGAAGCTCGCATTGAAGAATTGATCGTCTCGGAAGAAATCAGCCATCTTCGACCGACGGCAGATCTCATTGGCAAAGCCTACCGTATCGACGATGCAGAGGGGCGCTACATCGAATTTGTAAAGCGGTCGTTGCCGAAGGATTTGGATTTTCAAGGGATCAAGCTCGTCGTCGATTGCGCGAACGGCGCGGCATACAAGGTGGCTCCGATGGTTCTCAGGGAATTAGGCGCCACGGTTGAAGTCATCGGCAATAACCCGGACGGGATGAATATCAATGCCGGTTGCGGTGCCGTCCATCCGCAACTCCTGCAAGAGTCGGTACGCCGTTACAAAGCGGATCTTGGTATCGCCTTGGACGGCGATGCCGATCGGGCCGTCTTTGTCTGCGAGCAAGGAACGGTCATCGATGGCGATCATGTGATGGCGGCCTTGAGCCTGGATCTTCATCGCAGCGGGCTCCTAACCAAGCAGACCTTGGTGGGAACCGTGATGAGCAACTTTGGACTGGAACTGTCGATGTCGAAAGCGGGCGTCAAGCTGGTTCGGACACCGGTCGGTGATCGATATCTGCTCGAACGAATGTTGGCTGAAGGCTATAACTTCGGAGGAGAGCAATCGGGACACTTCATATTCCTTGATCATAACACGACCGGGGACGGCCTCATCTCGGCTCTGCAGATGTTGTCGTTAGTGAAGCGAACCAGGCAGCCGTTATCTGAGTTGGCCAAGGCGATGACCGCCGTACCGCAAGTGTTGATGAATGTGCATGTCACGAAGAAGCCGAGATTGGAATCGATTCCCGACATTGGTTGCGCGATACAAGAGAGCGAACGTCGCCTGAACGGGTGTGGGCGGGTCCTCATCAGATATTCCGGAACAGAGCCGCTGTTGCGGATCATGGTGGAAGGAGAACAGTCCACCCTGGTTAGGGAATTGGCTGAGGATCTGGCCAGGGTTGTACGAAAACATATCGGCTGA